Proteins co-encoded in one Armatimonadota bacterium genomic window:
- a CDS encoding FAD-dependent oxidoreductase has translation METERLSWTVPVIATPEVLVVGGGSAGIAAAAAAARTGARTLLVERYGFLGGTSTAGLVGPFMTSYTTEGHQPVVGGIFREVVDRMLALGGAVDPGEVREAGWWGAYIAIGHAHVTPFHPEALKLAAQELLVEAGVELLFHTTFVDTLRDGDRVRGVVVVNKAGLGIVRAQAVVDCSADGDVAAAAGAEYMKGRPEDGRMQPATMFFRLGGVDDEAVAAWVAEHARVHPGERMYECVVQDAKARGEWTLPREYLNFYREPEPGVWRVNVSRVLGVDGTDPRSLTQGELEGRRQAWWLVQFIRRHCQGFAQARLLEMGTQLGVRETRRIVGEYVLTGDDVREGRRFPDAVARGSYLIDIHDPTGTRTRLEQVQAPFYDIPYRALVPKATEQLLVAGRCISVDHIAFGSTRVIPTCYATGQAAGTAAALAVRRGVPPRAVDVAELRAAIRAAGGIC, from the coding sequence ATGGAGACCGAACGCCTCAGTTGGACCGTCCCGGTGATCGCTACCCCCGAGGTCCTGGTCGTGGGCGGCGGATCGGCGGGCATCGCGGCGGCCGCCGCCGCCGCCCGCACCGGCGCCCGCACGCTGTTGGTGGAGCGCTACGGGTTCCTGGGCGGGACCTCCACCGCGGGCCTGGTGGGCCCCTTCATGACCTCGTACACGACCGAGGGCCACCAGCCGGTGGTGGGCGGCATCTTCCGCGAGGTCGTCGACCGGATGCTCGCCCTGGGCGGCGCCGTCGACCCGGGCGAGGTGCGCGAGGCCGGCTGGTGGGGCGCCTACATCGCCATCGGCCACGCCCACGTGACGCCGTTCCACCCCGAGGCCCTCAAGCTGGCCGCGCAGGAGCTGCTGGTCGAGGCCGGCGTGGAGCTGCTCTTCCATACGACGTTCGTGGACACGCTGCGCGACGGCGACCGCGTGCGCGGCGTGGTAGTGGTGAACAAGGCGGGCCTGGGGATCGTCCGCGCGCAGGCCGTCGTCGACTGCTCGGCCGACGGCGACGTGGCCGCGGCCGCCGGCGCGGAGTACATGAAGGGCCGCCCCGAGGACGGGCGCATGCAGCCCGCCACGATGTTCTTCCGGTTGGGCGGCGTGGACGACGAGGCGGTGGCGGCCTGGGTCGCCGAGCACGCGCGGGTGCACCCCGGCGAGCGCATGTACGAGTGCGTCGTGCAGGACGCCAAGGCCCGCGGCGAGTGGACGCTGCCCCGCGAGTACCTGAACTTCTACCGCGAGCCCGAACCGGGCGTCTGGCGCGTCAACGTCTCACGGGTGCTGGGCGTCGACGGCACCGACCCCCGCAGCCTCACCCAGGGCGAACTCGAGGGCCGCCGGCAGGCGTGGTGGCTGGTGCAGTTCATCCGCCGGCACTGCCAGGGCTTCGCGCAGGCGCGCTTGCTCGAGATGGGGACGCAGCTGGGCGTGCGCGAGACGCGCCGGATCGTCGGCGAGTACGTCCTCACCGGAGACGACGTGCGCGAGGGCCGCCGCTTCCCCGACGCCGTGGCCCGGGGCTCGTACCTGATCGACATCCACGACCCCACAGGCACCCGTACACGGCTCGAGCAGGTGCAGGCGCCGTTCTACGACATCCCCTACCGGGCGCTGGTGCCCAAGGCCACGGAGCAGCTGCTGGTGGCCGGGCGGTGCATCTCCGTGGACCACATCGCCTTTGGCTCCACGCGCGTGATCCCCACCTGCTACGCCACCGGGCAGGCCGCCGGAACCGCGGCGGCCCTGGCGGTACGCCGCGGCGTCCCGCCCCGCGCGGTGGACGTAGCCGAGCTGCGCGCCGCGATCCGGGCTGCTGGGGGGATCTGCTAG
- a CDS encoding PatB family C-S lyase, with the protein MLRIDPCANVTEADCRARRGHKWTKYGDDVLPAWVADMDFPAPEPVREVLRWSAERSALGYERPEDTQEVYDAAAAWLAARHGWAPAPDAMTMLTDVIQGLALALFAFTEPGDGVIVQTPIYPPFLTTVAAMGRRLLDNPLRDPCGEAAVDVEGLRRVAADPGAKLLLLCNPHNPTGRVFRRDELEAIAAVALERDLVVVADEIWMDVVYPGARHLPFASLGADVAARTLTLLSATKAFNIAGVRCALAIFGSPALRVRFEVLPPRLRGVPSVLGLRATAAAWREGGPWLAAVLEQLDANRQTVARFVRERLPAVRHRTPEGTYLAWLDCTALGLPAPAAAFFLERARVALSDGAEFGGPPSCVRLNFATTPALLGELLERMARAVDR; encoded by the coding sequence ATGCTGCGCATCGATCCCTGTGCGAACGTGACCGAGGCCGACTGCCGGGCACGGCGCGGGCACAAGTGGACCAAGTACGGCGACGACGTGCTGCCCGCCTGGGTGGCGGACATGGACTTCCCGGCGCCCGAGCCGGTGCGCGAGGTGTTGCGGTGGAGCGCTGAGCGGTCCGCGCTGGGCTACGAACGCCCCGAAGACACCCAGGAGGTGTACGATGCGGCGGCCGCGTGGCTGGCCGCCCGGCACGGCTGGGCGCCGGCGCCCGACGCCATGACCATGCTCACCGACGTCATCCAGGGCCTCGCGCTGGCCCTGTTCGCCTTCACCGAGCCCGGCGACGGCGTCATCGTCCAGACCCCCATCTACCCGCCGTTCCTGACCACGGTGGCAGCCATGGGCCGTCGGCTGCTGGACAACCCGCTGCGTGACCCCTGTGGCGAGGCCGCCGTCGACGTGGAGGGGTTGCGCCGTGTGGCCGCCGACCCCGGGGCGAAGCTCCTGCTGCTGTGCAACCCGCACAACCCCACGGGCCGCGTCTTCCGCCGCGACGAACTCGAGGCTATCGCCGCGGTGGCCCTGGAGCGCGACCTGGTGGTGGTGGCCGACGAGATCTGGATGGACGTGGTCTATCCCGGCGCGCGGCACCTCCCGTTCGCCTCGCTGGGCGCCGACGTGGCCGCGCGCACGCTGACGCTGCTCTCGGCCACCAAGGCGTTCAACATCGCGGGGGTGCGCTGCGCGCTGGCGATCTTCGGCAGCCCGGCGCTGCGCGTCCGATTCGAGGTCCTGCCCCCGCGCCTGCGCGGGGTCCCCAGCGTGCTGGGGCTGCGGGCCACGGCCGCGGCCTGGCGGGAGGGCGGCCCGTGGCTGGCGGCCGTGCTCGAGCAACTCGACGCGAACCGGCAGACGGTGGCGCGGTTCGTGCGCGAGCGACTCCCCGCCGTGCGGCACCGCACGCCCGAGGGCACCTACCTGGCCTGGCTGGACTGCACGGCGCTGGGGCTACCGGCTCCTGCGGCGGCGTTCTTCCTCGAGCGTGCGCGCGTCGCACTGAGCGACGGCGCGGAGTTCGGGGGGCCGCCCTCGTGCGTCCGGTTGAACTTCGCCACGACGCCGGCGTTGCTGGGCGAGCTCCTGGAGCGGATGGCGCGGGCGGTGGACCGGTAG
- a CDS encoding PAS domain S-box protein: MTESGRRIPGGGRGLAGAIVATIREPLLVLDPELCVLTANRAFYRVFQTTPAETEGRRLYELGNRQWDIPALRRLLEEILPLNTSFDDFEVVHDFPHIGRRTMLLNARRMFRRGQKAPMILLAIEDVTDRRRIEQQLREREEWFRRLADITSTAIVIYQGERVVYANRAAQVLTGYSFDELLGQRFWDVVHPEFQDLVRDRGLARQRGENVPERYEFKIVCKDGEERWVDFTAGLIDWEGQPAGLATGFDITDRRRAQERQERRLAELEALLRVSFALRTADTTDAALPILLDETLAILETDSGAVSLYDRAAGHLRSAVTRGWFAGLHDAPLRPGEGIAGTVFATGAPHRSPEFARDPLSATVTGVPPGWGGACVPIRVEAEVVGVLFVAVPRPREVTTEEMALLLALAEMAGAALRRMRLHEETLRRLAHLQALRTVDRAISGSLDLRLTLDILLDQAVIQLRLDAAGVLLAQPRLNLLEPAASRGFRTRAYAGGRLRFGEGVAGRAALEKQRVIVTHPTQAPAYTKTALLDVEGFQTHFAVPLVAKAEIKGVLEGFHRAPFTPDAEWLDLLDALAGQGAIAIDNAQLFERAQRSSLELTVAYDATIEGWARALDLRHRETHDHTRRVTDMALQLARALGVREEDLPHMRRGALLHDIGKMGVPDAILMKPGPLNDDEWAVMRQHPQMAYDLLSPIEFLRPALDIPYCHHEKWDGTGYPRGLKGEDIPLAARIFAVVDTFDALTSERPYRPAWSRPRALAHIAEQAGTELDPRVVEAFLRMMQDST; the protein is encoded by the coding sequence GTGACCGAATCGGGAAGACGGATCCCAGGTGGCGGTCGCGGGCTGGCCGGGGCGATCGTGGCTACGATCCGCGAGCCGCTGCTCGTCCTGGACCCCGAGCTCTGCGTCCTGACCGCCAACCGGGCGTTCTACCGGGTCTTCCAGACGACGCCCGCCGAAACAGAGGGGCGGCGGCTCTACGAGCTGGGGAACCGACAGTGGGACATTCCCGCCCTGCGGCGGCTACTGGAGGAGATCCTTCCCCTCAACACGTCGTTCGACGACTTCGAGGTCGTGCACGACTTCCCTCACATCGGCCGCCGGACCATGCTGCTCAACGCCAGACGCATGTTCCGCCGCGGTCAGAAGGCCCCCATGATCCTGCTGGCCATCGAGGACGTCACCGACCGTCGGCGCATCGAGCAGCAGCTGCGCGAGCGCGAGGAGTGGTTCCGCCGTCTGGCGGACATCACGTCAACCGCCATCGTCATCTACCAGGGCGAGCGTGTGGTCTACGCCAACCGCGCCGCCCAGGTGCTCACCGGATACTCGTTTGACGAACTGCTGGGCCAGCGATTCTGGGATGTGGTGCACCCGGAGTTCCAGGACCTGGTGCGCGACCGCGGCCTGGCCCGACAGCGCGGGGAGAACGTCCCGGAGCGGTACGAGTTCAAGATCGTGTGCAAGGATGGCGAAGAGCGCTGGGTGGACTTCACCGCTGGCCTGATCGATTGGGAGGGCCAGCCGGCGGGACTCGCCACCGGCTTCGACATCACAGACCGCAGGCGAGCTCAAGAGCGGCAGGAACGGCGATTGGCCGAGTTGGAGGCTCTCCTCCGGGTGTCGTTTGCCCTCCGCACGGCGGACACCACGGACGCCGCCCTGCCCATCCTCCTGGACGAGACCCTGGCCATCCTGGAGACGGACAGCGGGGCCGTCTCGCTCTACGACCGTGCCGCCGGACACCTGCGCAGCGCGGTGACCCGCGGATGGTTTGCGGGGCTGCACGATGCGCCGCTGCGGCCCGGCGAAGGCATCGCCGGCACGGTCTTTGCCACCGGTGCACCTCACCGGAGCCCGGAGTTCGCCCGCGACCCTTTGAGCGCCACCGTGACCGGGGTGCCGCCGGGGTGGGGTGGTGCGTGCGTCCCGATCCGCGTCGAGGCCGAGGTGGTCGGTGTCCTGTTCGTGGCGGTTCCGCGCCCCAGGGAGGTGACGACCGAGGAGATGGCGCTTCTGCTGGCTCTGGCCGAGATGGCCGGCGCCGCGTTGCGCCGGATGCGCCTGCACGAGGAGACCCTCCGCCGGCTAGCCCACCTGCAGGCGCTGCGCACCGTGGACCGGGCCATCAGCGGCAGTCTCGACCTCCGCCTGACGTTGGACATCCTGCTGGATCAGGCCGTGATCCAGCTTCGCCTGGACGCCGCCGGGGTGTTGCTGGCGCAGCCCCGCCTCAACCTGCTGGAACCGGCGGCAAGCCGGGGGTTCCGGACGCGCGCGTATGCGGGAGGCCGGCTGCGGTTCGGAGAGGGCGTGGCCGGCCGCGCGGCCCTTGAGAAACAGAGGGTGATCGTCACGCACCCGACGCAGGCGCCGGCCTACACCAAGACGGCGCTGCTGGACGTGGAAGGATTCCAGACGCACTTCGCGGTGCCGCTCGTCGCCAAGGCGGAGATCAAAGGGGTCTTGGAGGGGTTTCACCGGGCGCCCTTCACCCCCGACGCCGAGTGGCTGGACCTGTTGGACGCGCTGGCCGGCCAGGGCGCCATCGCCATCGACAACGCCCAACTCTTCGAGCGCGCCCAACGGTCCAGCCTGGAGCTGACCGTGGCCTACGACGCCACCATCGAGGGGTGGGCCCGCGCGTTGGATCTGCGCCACCGGGAGACCCACGACCACACCCGACGGGTCACCGACATGGCCCTGCAACTGGCGAGGGCCCTTGGGGTTCGCGAGGAGGACCTGCCCCACATGCGCCGTGGGGCGCTGTTGCACGACATCGGTAAGATGGGCGTCCCTGACGCCATCCTGATGAAGCCGGGCCCCCTGAACGACGACGAGTGGGCTGTGATGCGACAGCACCCCCAGATGGCCTACGACCTACTCTCGCCCATCGAGTTCCTGAGGCCGGCGTTGGACATCCCGTACTGCCATCACGAGAAGTGGGATGGAACCGGCTATCCGCGCGGGCTGAAGGGCGAGGACATTCCGCTGGCGGCGCGCATCTTCGCCGTGGTCGATACGTTCGACGCCCTGACGTCCGAGCGCCCCTACCGCCCGGCCTGGAGCCGGCCCCGCGCCCTGGCGCACATCGCCGAGCAGGCTGGCACGGAACTGGATCCGCGGGTGGTGGAGGCCTTCCTGCGCATGATGCAGGACTCGACTTAG
- a CDS encoding ABC transporter permease, giving the protein MVLTGALLLLAAVAGLVGPAAVPYNPLSVRLDARLHPPLARLPDGSIAWFGTDQLGRDLLGQVVHGARVSMLVAASTVGIAGVVGTALGLVAGYTGGTTDTVLMALVDVQLAIPPLLLAILMAAMLGPSVPNVILTLSVIRWAVFARLARGSTLALREKEFVEAARALGASHARIMGRHLLRNILTPLVILATLQIALQMLAEAALSFLGLGIPHPLPSWGVTISQGRDYLQNAWWIATIPGGVMTLAVLAAGAFGDALRDYLDPRFGY; this is encoded by the coding sequence GTGGTGCTCACCGGTGCGCTGCTGCTGCTTGCGGCGGTGGCGGGGCTCGTCGGCCCGGCGGCCGTGCCCTACAATCCGCTGAGCGTGCGCCTGGACGCGCGGCTGCACCCGCCGCTCGCCCGGCTGCCCGACGGTAGTATCGCGTGGTTTGGCACCGACCAGCTGGGTCGCGACCTGCTCGGGCAGGTGGTGCACGGCGCGCGGGTCTCGATGCTCGTCGCCGCCAGCACCGTGGGCATCGCCGGTGTGGTGGGCACGGCCCTGGGCCTGGTGGCGGGCTACACCGGGGGGACGACCGACACGGTGCTGATGGCGCTGGTCGACGTGCAGCTGGCCATCCCGCCGCTGCTGCTGGCCATCCTCATGGCGGCCATGCTGGGCCCCTCGGTGCCCAACGTCATCCTCACCCTGTCGGTCATCCGGTGGGCGGTCTTCGCCCGGCTGGCCCGCGGCTCGACCCTCGCGCTGCGCGAGAAGGAGTTCGTGGAGGCGGCACGGGCGCTGGGCGCCAGCCACGCCCGCATCATGGGCCGCCACCTCCTCCGGAACATCCTGACCCCGCTGGTGATCCTGGCCACCCTGCAGATCGCGCTGCAGATGCTGGCCGAAGCCGCCCTCTCGTTCCTGGGCCTGGGCATCCCCCACCCGCTGCCGTCGTGGGGCGTGACGATCAGCCAGGGGCGTGACTACCTCCAGAACGCCTGGTGGATCGCCACCATCCCCGGCGGCGTGATGACCCTGGCGGTGCTGGCCGCGGGGGCGTTCGGCGACGCGCTGCGTGACTACCTGGACCCACGCTTCGGATACTGA
- a CDS encoding ABC transporter permease — MGTYLLRRLLAATLVVWGVLTAIFLVVRVIPGDPAAVLLGTFATPDLVAEQRAKMGLDRPLAVQYLLFLRQAVAGDWGRSYHEGRQAFAMVVERLPATLELAAAAIALTTVVSFVLGSAAARRVQTPVDRAIGVFSLVGQAVPNFWLGLVLIIVFARMLHWLPSFGRGTVWHLVLPTITLSVQLIGVMTRLVRAGLLETLGQEFVRTARAKGLAEPAVLVRHVYRNMLIPVVTMLGLQLGALLGGVVVLETVFAWPGLGRLIVTAINNRDYPVVQAAVTFAALAVVALNLLVDLVYAYLDPRIRYT, encoded by the coding sequence ATGGGCACCTACCTGCTGCGCCGGCTCCTCGCCGCCACGCTGGTCGTCTGGGGCGTGCTCACCGCCATCTTCCTGGTCGTCCGCGTGATTCCCGGCGATCCGGCAGCGGTGCTGCTGGGGACGTTCGCGACCCCCGACCTGGTGGCCGAGCAGCGGGCGAAGATGGGCCTGGATCGGCCGCTGGCGGTCCAGTACCTCCTCTTCCTGCGCCAGGCGGTCGCGGGCGACTGGGGCCGGTCCTACCATGAGGGCCGTCAGGCCTTTGCCATGGTGGTAGAGCGACTGCCCGCCACGCTCGAGCTGGCCGCCGCGGCGATCGCGCTCACCACCGTGGTCAGCTTCGTGCTGGGGTCTGCGGCCGCGCGCCGGGTGCAGACGCCCGTGGACCGTGCCATCGGCGTGTTCTCGCTGGTCGGCCAGGCCGTGCCGAACTTCTGGCTGGGGCTGGTGCTCATCATCGTCTTCGCCCGCATGCTGCACTGGCTGCCGTCGTTTGGGCGCGGCACCGTCTGGCACCTGGTGCTGCCCACCATCACGCTCTCGGTGCAGCTGATCGGCGTCATGACCCGGCTCGTCCGGGCCGGGCTGCTGGAGACGCTGGGCCAGGAGTTCGTGCGCACCGCCCGGGCCAAAGGGCTGGCGGAGCCGGCGGTGCTCGTGCGGCACGTCTACCGCAACATGCTCATCCCGGTGGTCACGATGCTGGGCCTGCAGCTGGGGGCGCTGCTGGGCGGCGTGGTCGTGCTGGAGACGGTCTTCGCCTGGCCGGGCCTGGGCCGGCTGATCGTGACCGCCATCAACAACCGCGACTACCCGGTGGTGCAGGCCGCGGTGACGTTCGCCGCGCTGGCGGTGGTGGCGCTCAACCTCCTGGTCGACCTGGTCTACGCCTACCTCGACCCGCGCATCCGCTACACGTGA
- a CDS encoding ABC transporter substrate-binding protein, whose protein sequence is MVNLVTAGRSAVALVVVVILAAAGGAPAGPAAPPGTLRIAYPQRVVSLDAHGPAAAERISIILGRHLYDTLVTWDPAAKKFQPALAERWRIVDPTTWEFQLRRGVRFHDGSEFTAAAVKTSLERVVALRGPLTPLFTPVTAVETPDSYRVVIRTQGPMGTLLSNLTMLYIVPAGTPPTPAFAERPVGTGPFRFVEFVRDTRVVLEANPAYWQRGIPKLQRLVFVDIPELSARVTALETGEIDMTVQLTPEEIKRLRGNAQIKIEIGPTYYTRFLWINPTRKPFDHPKVRQALRHALNIPAITSSLLAGIAKPARGPIAANVLCAVEFPLHGFNTPLARKLLAEAGYPGGFETELKWNDALPKEREVADAITGQLALVGIRVKNTLQPRAIWLDDLLKLNWDLNLLGTGAVTGDADYTLGRLYHSRARRTGYANPEVDRLLEQAAATVDLDRRCELYRRVQEILWTDGPAVFLFEALESYAYRTRVQGFKLPPSEIFTLSEVSVTP, encoded by the coding sequence ATGGTGAACCTGGTAACCGCTGGTCGCAGTGCCGTCGCCCTGGTGGTGGTGGTGATCCTGGCGGCTGCGGGCGGCGCGCCCGCTGGTCCCGCGGCCCCGCCGGGGACGCTGCGCATCGCCTACCCCCAGCGGGTGGTCTCCCTCGACGCCCACGGCCCTGCCGCCGCTGAGCGCATCTCAATCATTCTCGGCCGTCACCTCTACGACACCCTGGTGACCTGGGACCCGGCGGCCAAGAAGTTCCAGCCCGCGCTGGCCGAGCGCTGGCGGATCGTCGATCCCACCACGTGGGAGTTCCAGCTGCGCCGCGGCGTACGCTTCCACGACGGCAGCGAGTTCACCGCCGCCGCGGTGAAGACGTCGCTGGAGCGGGTGGTCGCCCTGCGCGGCCCCCTCACCCCGCTGTTCACCCCGGTGACGGCGGTGGAGACCCCCGACTCCTACCGGGTGGTGATCCGGACGCAAGGACCCATGGGGACGCTGCTGTCCAACCTGACGATGCTCTACATCGTGCCGGCTGGCACGCCGCCCACGCCGGCGTTCGCCGAACGGCCGGTGGGCACCGGGCCGTTCCGGTTCGTGGAGTTCGTGCGCGACACGCGCGTGGTGCTGGAGGCCAACCCCGCCTACTGGCAGCGCGGGATCCCGAAACTGCAGCGGCTGGTCTTCGTGGACATCCCCGAGCTGTCGGCGCGGGTCACGGCGCTGGAGACCGGCGAGATCGACATGACCGTCCAGCTCACCCCGGAGGAGATCAAGCGCCTGCGCGGCAACGCGCAGATCAAGATCGAGATCGGCCCCACCTACTACACACGCTTCCTGTGGATCAATCCGACCCGCAAGCCCTTCGACCACCCCAAGGTCCGGCAGGCCCTCCGACACGCCCTGAACATCCCCGCCATCACCAGCTCGTTGCTGGCGGGCATCGCCAAGCCGGCGCGGGGCCCGATCGCGGCCAACGTCCTGTGCGCCGTGGAGTTCCCCCTCCATGGCTTCAACACGCCGCTGGCCCGCAAGCTGCTGGCCGAGGCGGGCTACCCCGGGGGGTTCGAGACCGAACTGAAGTGGAACGACGCGCTGCCCAAGGAGCGCGAGGTCGCCGATGCCATCACGGGCCAGCTGGCCCTGGTAGGGATCCGGGTGAAGAACACGCTGCAGCCGCGGGCCATCTGGCTGGACGACCTGCTCAAGCTCAACTGGGACCTGAACCTGCTGGGCACCGGTGCCGTCACCGGCGACGCCGACTACACGCTGGGGCGCCTGTACCACTCGCGGGCGCGGCGCACCGGCTACGCCAACCCGGAGGTCGACCGGCTGCTGGAACAGGCCGCGGCCACGGTGGACCTCGACCGCCGGTGCGAGCTGTACAGGCGGGTGCAGGAGATCCTCTGGACCGACGGGCCGGCGGTGTTCCTCTTCGAGGCGCTGGAGAGCTACGCCTACCGCACGCGCGTCCAGGGCTTCAAGCTGCCGCCCAGTGAGATCTTCACGCTCTCGGAGGTCTCGGTGACGCCGTAG
- a CDS encoding GTPase, protein MPANLTPEYLAADRKFKEATTLQAKLAALEEMLAVIPKHKGTEKMQADLKRRIAKLRQEAQRRRGAARARPFYHVDREGAGQLVLVGGPNVGKSSLLAALTNAQPEIADYPFTTRVPLAGMTAFEDVPIQLVDLPPVSPEMTEGWLYALIRGADGALVVVDLADPDLLSSTEQVLALLAAGGVEITPPGTPRGPRQTPGLFVAAKLDAPGARDALEIFKEFYAARLPVLPVSAQQDVNLGELRREMFRLLGKIRVYSKKPGKKPDLDVPFILPQGTTVQEAAGAVHKDFAERLRYARLWRAGEYDGQMVGRDHVLRDRDILELHM, encoded by the coding sequence ATGCCTGCGAACCTGACGCCAGAGTACCTGGCCGCCGACCGGAAGTTCAAAGAGGCCACCACGCTCCAGGCCAAGCTCGCGGCGCTGGAAGAGATGCTGGCGGTGATCCCCAAGCACAAGGGGACCGAGAAGATGCAGGCCGACCTCAAGCGCCGCATCGCCAAGCTGCGCCAGGAAGCCCAGCGCCGGCGCGGTGCCGCCCGGGCCCGACCCTTCTACCACGTCGACCGTGAGGGGGCCGGCCAGCTCGTCCTCGTGGGCGGGCCGAACGTCGGCAAGTCGTCGCTCCTGGCGGCGCTCACCAACGCCCAGCCCGAGATCGCCGACTACCCCTTCACGACACGGGTGCCGCTGGCCGGGATGACGGCGTTCGAGGACGTGCCGATCCAGCTGGTCGATCTGCCGCCCGTGAGTCCCGAGATGACCGAGGGCTGGCTGTACGCGCTGATCCGCGGCGCCGACGGCGCGCTGGTGGTGGTCGACCTGGCCGACCCCGACCTGCTGTCGTCCACCGAGCAGGTGCTGGCGCTGCTGGCGGCTGGCGGCGTCGAGATTACACCGCCGGGGACACCGCGCGGCCCGCGGCAGACGCCAGGGCTGTTCGTCGCGGCCAAGCTCGACGCGCCCGGTGCCCGGGACGCTCTGGAGATCTTCAAGGAGTTCTACGCTGCCCGCCTGCCGGTGCTCCCTGTCTCCGCCCAGCAGGACGTGAACCTCGGCGAGCTGCGCCGCGAGATGTTCCGGCTGCTGGGCAAGATCCGGGTCTACAGCAAGAAGCCCGGCAAGAAGCCAGACCTCGACGTGCCCTTCATCCTCCCGCAGGGGACCACCGTCCAGGAAGCGGCGGGCGCCGTCCACAAGGACTTCGCAGAACGCCTGCGCTACGCGCGCCTGTGGCGGGCCGGCGAGTACGACGGCCAGATGGTCGGCCGCGACCACGTGCTGCGCGACCGCGACATCCTCGAACTCCACATGTGA
- a CDS encoding exopolysaccharide biosynthesis protein has protein sequence MTTDPEIPSLSAILETALRDAGDRPLRLGDLLDQAADRGFGLLMLVLGLPMLIPVLPPGSSTVVGPIYAVFAIQMLRGSGRPWLPAALRDRVLSPRTVQLLRDRGLPMIRALERWSRPRGFWPGERVGVRIVAAAMLLMGLILLGPFPFLNTPPAVAVMLLGLALLNRDVLFLLAGLAVAAASLAILLVTVGLLVSLLAFLRGLLRW, from the coding sequence GTGACCACGGACCCCGAGATCCCCTCCCTCTCCGCGATCCTCGAGACGGCGCTGCGCGACGCCGGTGACCGCCCCCTGCGGCTGGGCGACCTGCTCGACCAAGCCGCCGACCGGGGCTTTGGGCTGTTGATGCTCGTGCTGGGCCTGCCCATGCTGATCCCGGTGCTGCCCCCGGGGTCATCAACGGTGGTCGGCCCCATCTACGCGGTGTTCGCGATCCAGATGCTGCGGGGGAGCGGGCGGCCCTGGCTGCCCGCAGCCCTGCGGGACCGTGTGCTCTCGCCGCGGACGGTCCAGCTCCTCCGGGACCGCGGCCTGCCGATGATCCGGGCGCTCGAGCGCTGGTCACGGCCGCGCGGGTTCTGGCCGGGCGAGCGGGTCGGCGTGCGCATCGTGGCGGCGGCGATGCTGCTCATGGGCCTGATCCTGCTGGGACCGTTCCCCTTCCTGAACACGCCCCCGGCCGTGGCGGTGATGCTGCTGGGCCTGGCGCTGCTGAACCGGGACGTGCTCTTCCTGCTGGCCGGGCTCGCGGTGGCCGCCGCCTCGCTGGCCATCTTGCTGGTGACGGTCGGCCTGCTGGTCAGCTTGCTGGCATTCCTGCGGGGTCTGCTCCGCTGGTAG
- a CDS encoding ABC transporter permease, with product MSTRASTTVRWLPAPAEVRARPGVWRRLRRHRTAVVGLTILAAFLAGSLLAPVLFTEDPTEANFERVLQPPSRVHLLGTDNLGRDLLVRIVYGARVSFLIGVLAVSLSAALGVPVGLVSGYYGGSVDIVIQRLVDLMLAFPGFLLALTLIAVLGVGVTNVVVAVGLATAPVYVRLVRGVALSIRTQVYVEAARALGASAPRVLRRHVLPNCLAPVIVQSTLQLGTAILTAAGLGFLGLGVKPPTPEWGTMLGEGQTYLFSSWYMATFPGLAIFLTVLAFNLLGDGLRDALDPRMRLP from the coding sequence ATGTCGACCCGCGCATCCACTACGGTTAGGTGGCTGCCCGCCCCCGCGGAGGTGCGGGCGCGGCCCGGCGTCTGGCGCCGATTGCGCCGGCACCGCACCGCCGTGGTGGGCCTGACGATTCTCGCGGCCTTCCTGGCCGGCTCGCTGCTGGCCCCCGTGCTCTTCACCGAGGACCCGACGGAGGCCAACTTCGAGCGCGTGTTGCAGCCGCCCTCGCGGGTGCACCTGCTGGGCACCGACAACCTGGGCCGCGACCTGCTGGTGCGCATCGTCTACGGCGCCCGGGTCTCGTTCCTGATCGGGGTGCTGGCGGTCAGCCTGAGCGCCGCCCTGGGCGTGCCGGTGGGCCTGGTCTCCGGGTACTATGGTGGCAGCGTGGACATCGTAATCCAGCGGCTGGTGGACCTGATGCTGGCCTTCCCGGGCTTCCTGCTGGCGCTGACGCTGATCGCGGTGCTGGGCGTCGGCGTCACCAACGTGGTGGTGGCCGTGGGGCTGGCCACCGCGCCGGTGTACGTCCGGCTGGTGCGCGGGGTGGCGCTGTCGATCCGCACCCAGGTGTACGTGGAGGCCGCGCGGGCCCTGGGGGCCTCGGCACCGCGCGTGCTGCGACGACACGTGCTGCCCAACTGCCTGGCCCCGGTGATCGTGCAGTCCACCCTCCAGCTGGGGACGGCCATCCTGACGGCCGCGGGGCTGGGGTTCCTCGGCCTGGGCGTGAAGCCGCCCACGCCCGAGTGGGGAACGATGCTGGGCGAGGGCCAGACCTACTTGTTCTCGTCCTGGTACATGGCCACGTTCCCGGGCCTGGCCATCTTCCTGACGGTGCTGGCGTTCAACCTGCTGGGCGACGGCCTGCGCGATGCCCTGGATCCCCGCATGCGGCTTCCCTGA